The following proteins come from a genomic window of Rutidosis leptorrhynchoides isolate AG116_Rl617_1_P2 chromosome 10, CSIRO_AGI_Rlap_v1, whole genome shotgun sequence:
- the LOC139872643 gene encoding cysteine-rich repeat secretory protein 55 — translation MAFLHHFYFLIFALCILYVKSTDPSAQVCNENSKNTTTKITNNINSLLTKLVQTTSLSGYSATSYGTGQAQVFGLAQCRQDVSTEDCSTCIQEASKEIRNICPNNVDARIWYEYCFLRYNTENFIGQLDTGYGTFYANVENVTDPNTFNEKLGALMNQISSSASTPGSKGIGKGETELTPFVTLYALVQCTQDLSPLLCRQCLAIAEGVFETFCDEKKGCRVIYSSCYVRYELYPFFFPLDKKLALESSSIKNCSSYVTKP, via the coding sequence ATGGCTTTTCTCCACCATTTTTATTTCCTCATCTTTGCTTTATGCATTCTCTATGTTAAATCAACTGATCCATCTGCACAAGTTTGCAATGAAAACTCAAAAAACACCACAACCAAAATAACCAACAACATTAATTCACTTCTAACCAAACTAGTCCAAACCACCTCCCTATCAGGCTACAGTGCTACATCATACGGCACAGGCCAAGCCCAAGTATTTGGGCTAGCCCAATGTCGACAAGATGTGAGCACTGAAGATTGCTCAACTTGCATCCAAGAAGCATCAAAAGAAATAAGAAACATTTGTCCGAACAACGTAGATGCTAGAATATGGTACGAGTATTGCTTCTTAAGGTACAACACCGAAAACTTCATTGGTCAACTAGACACGGGGTATGGGACCTTTTATGCTAATGTTGAAAACGTGACCGACCCGAATACTTTTAACGAAAAGCTCGGGGCACTTATGAATCAAATCAGTTCATCAGCGAGTACCCCGGGTAGTAAAGGGATTGGAAAGGGGGAGACCGAGTTGACCCCTTTTGTGACACTCTACGCGTTGGTGCAGTGTACACAAGATTTGTCACCGCTTTTGTGTAGGCAGTGTTTAGCGATCGCTGAAGGGGTATTTGAGACTTTTTGTGATGAAAAGAAGGGGTGTAGAGTTATTTATAGTAGTTGTTATGTTAGATATGAACTCTATCCTTTTTTCTTTCCACTTGATAAGAAGTTGGCTCTCGAAAGCTCTTCGATTAAAAATTGTTCATCATATGTCACAAAACCTTGA